The Argiope bruennichi chromosome 9, qqArgBrue1.1, whole genome shotgun sequence genome contains a region encoding:
- the LOC129985233 gene encoding uncharacterized protein LOC129985233 isoform X2 — protein MTSAAFWFGLVIAAILIATPVSCLKCISCRCGSSSKNYTLCIENDQKEENPCNTWAQCLTCTHNTAHCITCPPKRSGPLCTKVADALRKKEFTNDSCPRLGNPKAIFTRCTQHGNYRFFYFNFRGRKRRQDRRM, from the exons ATGACATCTGCAG cTTTCTGGTTTGGATTAGTTATAGCAGCCATTCTAATAGCTACACCTGTATCCTGTCTTAAGTGCATATCTTGTAGATGTGGCTCTAGCAGCAAAAACTATAC actTTGTATTGAAAATGATCAGAAAGAAGAAAACCCGTGTAACACATGGGCTCAATGCCTCACCTGCACACATAATACTGCACATTGCATTACTTGTCCACCGAAACGATCTGGTCCTCTTTGCACAAAAG tggcTGATGCTCTTAGGAAAAAGGAATTTACAAATg ATTCATGTCCACGTTTGGGAAATCCAAAAGCAATTTTCACTAGATGCACTCAGCATGGTAACTACAG atttttctactttaactttcgaggacgaaagagacgtcaggatcgccgaatgtag
- the LOC129985233 gene encoding uncharacterized protein LOC129985233 isoform X1 gives MTSAAFWFGLVIAAILIATPVSCLKCISCRCGSSSKNYTLCIENDQKEENPCNTWAQCLTCTHNTAHCITCPPKRSGPLCTKVADALRKKEFTNDSCPRLGNPKAIFTRCTQHGNYRSCIGTCLPGYYFQGEENTSSIKLECHGDSWKPLQSFPPCK, from the exons ATGACATCTGCAG cTTTCTGGTTTGGATTAGTTATAGCAGCCATTCTAATAGCTACACCTGTATCCTGTCTTAAGTGCATATCTTGTAGATGTGGCTCTAGCAGCAAAAACTATAC actTTGTATTGAAAATGATCAGAAAGAAGAAAACCCGTGTAACACATGGGCTCAATGCCTCACCTGCACACATAATACTGCACATTGCATTACTTGTCCACCGAAACGATCTGGTCCTCTTTGCACAAAAG tggcTGATGCTCTTAGGAAAAAGGAATTTACAAATg ATTCATGTCCACGTTTGGGAAATCCAAAAGCAATTTTCACTAGATGCACTCAGCATGGTAACTACAG atcATGCATAGGAACCTGCTTACCAGGTTATTATTTTCAAGGAGAAGAAAATACCTCTTCAATTAAATTAGAATGTCATGGTGATAGTTGGAAACCTCTCCAAAGTTTTCCTCCATGCAAAT